Genomic segment of Microbacterium sp. M28:
CGGGGAAGAAGACGTCGACGGGGCGTTCGGTCTGCTCCGTGGTGGGGATGAGGGCTCCTATCCCCCGCCCGAGTCCAGTTCGCTTCGCCATCAGTTCTCCTTGCTCTGTGTGCTGCTGGTGCGCGCCGCGGTACGCTGCGCGATCTCGACTGCCGCCTCGCGGTAGGCCACGGCCCCGGCAGAGTTGCCGTCGTATTCGATGACGGTCTGACCGAAGCTCGGCGCCTCGGAAACGCGGACCGACCGCGGGATGACGGTGTGGAGCACCTGCTCCGGGAAGTGTCCTCTGACCTCGTCGGCCACCTGCTGGGCCAGACGGGTGCGCCCGTCGTACATCGTCAGGAGGATCGTCGAGAGGTGGAGCTTGGGGTTCAGATGCTTCTGGATCATCTGGATGCTTCCGAGGAGCTGGCTCAGGCCCTCCAGCGCGTAGTACTCGCACTGGATGGGGATGAAAACCTCGGATGCCGCGGTGAACGCGTTGATCGTCAGCAGCCCCAGGGACGGCGGGCAGTCGATGATCACGAAGTCCATCGGGTGCTCGGCGAGGTAGGCGTCGAGCGCCCGTCCGAGCCGGTGCTCCCGCGCGACCTGCGCGACGAGTTCGATCTCGGCGCCGGCGAG
This window contains:
- a CDS encoding ParA family protein; protein product: MDTPLARELADLSARRRALEAVTLDFDGSQTRVLTVSNQKGGVGKTTTAVNVASALAHLGAKVLVIDLDPQGNASTALGIPHSADVTSIYDVLINDVALAEIVQPSPESENLFCAPSTIHLAGAEIELVAQVAREHRLGRALDAYLAEHPMDFVIIDCPPSLGLLTINAFTAASEVFIPIQCEYYALEGLSQLLGSIQMIQKHLNPKLHLSTILLTMYDGRTRLAQQVADEVRGHFPEQVLHTVIPRSVRVSEAPSFGQTVIEYDGNSAGAVAYREAAVEIAQRTAARTSSTQSKEN